One Chitinophagaceae bacterium C216 genomic window carries:
- the proC_2 gene encoding Pyrroline-5-carboxylate reductase, whose protein sequence is MDIVIIGSGNVAAVLGRKFVAAGHTIVQVLSRNATAASELAYEWDTKSANYTSLINKDADVYIIAVSDTAIPELANDLRLGDKVVAHTAASVKMDVLKEVTTNYGVFYPLQSLRKEQKLIPEIPIYIEAVNEKTHHILYTLAQSIYKDPPLTAGIEKREKLHVAAVFVNNFTNHIFSLAEYYCQKEGITFSELLPLIDNTFARLHSASPSDMQTGPAIRGDKETIQKHMQLLEPYPQLLKLYQFLTDSITQSIR, encoded by the coding sequence ATGGATATTGTTATTATAGGTTCTGGAAATGTTGCAGCTGTGCTGGGCCGTAAATTTGTAGCAGCTGGTCATACCATTGTGCAAGTGCTCAGCAGAAATGCTACTGCGGCATCGGAGCTTGCATACGAATGGGATACCAAGTCTGCTAATTATACCAGCCTGATCAATAAAGACGCTGATGTATATATCATCGCCGTATCGGATACGGCTATTCCTGAGCTGGCAAATGATCTTCGGCTTGGCGATAAGGTGGTAGCGCATACGGCTGCATCTGTAAAGATGGATGTGCTGAAGGAAGTAACTACTAATTACGGTGTTTTTTATCCGTTGCAGAGTTTACGGAAAGAACAAAAGCTTATTCCCGAGATTCCTATTTATATAGAAGCGGTGAATGAGAAAACCCACCACATACTGTACACACTGGCTCAATCCATATATAAAGATCCGCCATTAACTGCAGGCATTGAAAAGCGAGAGAAACTACATGTAGCAGCTGTGTTTGTAAATAATTTCACGAATCATATTTTTTCTCTGGCGGAGTATTATTGTCAGAAAGAAGGAATTACCTTTTCAGAGCTTTTGCCCTTAATTGATAATACATTTGCCCGCTTGCATAGTGCCTCTCCGTCGGATATGCAAACCGGCCCCGCTATTCGAGGCGATAAGGAGACGATACAGAAACATATGCAGTTATTGGAACCCTACCCACAACTTTTAAAGTTATATCAGTTCCTAACAGATAGTATTACTCAAAGTATACGGTAG
- the kdsC gene encoding 3-deoxy-D-manno-octulosonate 8-phosphate phosphatase KdsC, giving the protein MNILSSFREIDTFIFDVDGVLTDGGLLVLEGGEMARRMNVKDGYALQLAIKKGYRIFIVSGSSPSAVDTRLRKLGITEIHFRVKDKQAFVKELATKHQFNLKRTLFMGDDIPDLPVMEVVALSCCPADAVSEVRAAAKYISEKKGGEGCVRDVIEKVLKLNDHWTADSTVVSA; this is encoded by the coding sequence ATGAATATACTAAGCAGCTTTCGCGAGATTGATACTTTTATTTTTGATGTGGATGGAGTGCTTACAGATGGGGGCCTGCTGGTGCTGGAAGGAGGAGAGATGGCGCGCAGAATGAATGTAAAAGACGGATATGCTTTGCAGTTGGCAATAAAAAAAGGATACCGCATTTTTATTGTAAGTGGTTCGTCGCCGAGCGCAGTAGACACCCGATTGAGAAAGCTGGGTATTACCGAGATTCATTTTCGCGTAAAGGACAAACAAGCTTTTGTAAAAGAATTGGCGACGAAACATCAATTTAATTTGAAGCGTACTTTATTTATGGGCGATGATATACCCGACTTGCCTGTAATGGAAGTGGTTGCCTTAAGTTGTTGTCCCGCAGATGCAGTATCCGAAGTGAGAGCTGCGGCAAAATATATTTCAGAAAAGAAGGGCGGAGAAGGCTGCGTACGGGATGTAATAGAAAAAGTACTGAAGCTTAATGATCATTGGACAGCAGACAGCACTGTGGTATCTGCATGA
- the menA gene encoding 1,4-dihydroxy-2-naphthoate octaprenyltransferase, giving the protein MTPFLKLIRWPNLVFIILTQALFEYCIYQPIYKGNIPDGNTIRFALLVAASVFIAAAGYIINDYFDINIDLVNKPDKTILGKVINRRWALLWHLLLNLAGIVCTILAVRTAGWYLILANVVSAILLWLYSARFKKDAIIGNVIVSLLTAWTIMLIFLSKYSLWNAFNNADANQVRLFRFAILYAGFAFIISLVREAIKDIEDMPGDHKFGCKTMPIVWGINATKIYIAVWLTILIAILVIVQLYVLQFRWWAAVAYCVVLIVAPLFYIIRKLIQANSTQEYHHLSSMTKRIMLTGILSMLFFYFYL; this is encoded by the coding sequence ATGACGCCATTTCTGAAACTAATACGATGGCCCAATTTAGTGTTCATAATATTGACACAGGCTCTGTTTGAGTATTGCATTTATCAACCTATTTATAAAGGCAATATCCCCGACGGGAATACGATTCGGTTTGCCTTACTGGTAGCAGCATCTGTATTCATTGCAGCCGCAGGATATATTATCAATGATTATTTTGATATTAATATCGACTTAGTAAATAAGCCTGATAAAACCATTTTGGGCAAGGTAATCAACAGAAGATGGGCATTGTTGTGGCATTTGCTGCTTAATCTGGCCGGTATAGTATGTACGATACTAGCTGTGCGCACGGCAGGCTGGTACCTGATACTTGCCAATGTGGTTAGCGCCATATTATTGTGGTTATATTCTGCAAGATTTAAAAAAGATGCTATAATTGGTAATGTGATTGTGTCTTTGCTTACCGCATGGACTATTATGCTCATCTTCCTTTCCAAATATTCTTTATGGAATGCGTTCAATAATGCAGATGCTAATCAGGTACGCTTGTTTCGGTTTGCGATACTATATGCGGGATTTGCTTTTATCATCTCTTTGGTTCGAGAAGCGATTAAGGATATTGAAGACATGCCAGGCGACCATAAATTTGGTTGTAAAACCATGCCTATTGTATGGGGTATTAATGCTACAAAAATATACATAGCTGTATGGCTGACTATTTTGATAGCCATATTAGTTATTGTACAGCTGTATGTCTTGCAGTTTCGTTGGTGGGCTGCCGTTGCTTATTGTGTTGTGCTAATTGTAGCACCATTGTTTTATATAATAAGAAAACTGATACAGGCAAATTCTACACAGGAATATCACCATTTGAGTAGTATGACCAAGCGGATAATGCTTACCGGAATTTTATCAATGTTGTTTTTTTATTTTTATTTATAA
- the maf gene encoding dTTP/UTP pyrophosphatase yields the protein MKEQAIILASASPRRRQLLEWAEVPFEVRVQATEENFPKALTPAEAAVYIARQKALAVRNQIAEHRVVLAADTVVVLDGVIIGKPKDEAQAISILSQLQGQTHEVITGVTIMKGEKELSFADVTQVTFHELTLEQIRYYIEKYQPYDKAGAYAIQEWIGVVGIKSIRGDFYNVMGLPVSRVVKALAEFLP from the coding sequence ATGAAGGAACAGGCAATTATATTGGCTTCTGCGTCGCCTAGGCGCAGGCAGTTATTGGAATGGGCAGAAGTGCCTTTTGAAGTAAGGGTTCAAGCTACGGAGGAGAATTTCCCGAAAGCATTAACACCGGCCGAAGCGGCAGTTTATATCGCTCGTCAGAAAGCGTTAGCTGTAAGGAATCAAATTGCAGAACACAGAGTGGTGCTTGCTGCAGATACTGTAGTCGTATTGGATGGTGTTATTATAGGAAAACCTAAGGATGAGGCCCAGGCTATCAGTATTCTCTCTCAATTGCAAGGCCAAACTCATGAAGTGATAACAGGGGTGACTATTATGAAAGGCGAGAAGGAGCTATCGTTTGCTGATGTGACGCAAGTAACATTCCATGAACTAACATTGGAGCAGATTCGTTATTATATAGAAAAATATCAACCTTACGATAAAGCTGGAGCTTATGCCATACAGGAATGGATTGGGGTGGTGGGAATAAAGTCCATTAGGGGCGATTTTTATAATGTGATGGGATTGCCTGTAAGCCGTGTGGTAAAGGCATTGGCAGAATTTCTTCCCTGA
- the trmH_1 gene encoding tRNA (guanosine(18)-2'-O)-methyltransferase: MEELGRKSIDEFREAAKMPIVVVLENIRSAYNVGSVFRTSDAFLIEAIYITGYTARPPHKEIKKTALGAEETVTWEYFPNAAAAVEKLRAEGYKIYAVEQVENSTYLHQLNWDGSEKIAVIFGNEVTGVEQSTIDLCDSAIEIPQLGMKHSLNIATAAGVVLWELVSRKISNVL, encoded by the coding sequence ATGGAAGAATTGGGCCGAAAGTCCATAGATGAATTTAGAGAGGCTGCTAAAATGCCTATTGTGGTAGTGCTGGAGAATATCAGGAGTGCTTATAATGTAGGTAGTGTCTTTCGTACCAGTGATGCCTTTTTGATTGAAGCCATTTATATAACCGGATACACAGCGCGTCCCCCTCATAAAGAAATTAAGAAAACAGCCTTGGGCGCCGAGGAAACCGTAACTTGGGAGTATTTTCCTAACGCTGCTGCAGCTGTGGAAAAACTACGGGCAGAGGGTTACAAAATTTACGCAGTAGAGCAGGTGGAAAATAGTACTTACCTTCATCAGCTCAACTGGGATGGTAGTGAAAAAATAGCCGTCATTTTCGGTAATGAAGTTACGGGAGTGGAACAGTCCACCATCGATCTTTGTGACAGTGCCATCGAAATCCCACAGTTGGGTATGAAGCACTCGTTAAATATTGCCACAGCGGCTGGTGTGGTTTTGTGGGAGTTGGTAAGTAGAAAAATCAGTAACGTGCTATAA
- the COQ2 gene encoding 4-hydroxybenzoate polyprenyltransferase, mitochondrial translates to MSTVKKYLSLIKFSHTIFAMPFAMIGFFLGFRIFQAGGIANYSYRETFSSVFREKWLVFLLVIACMVFARSAAMAFNRYLDRHFDAKNPRTAVREIPAGILKADRVLWFTIINALLFIICTYFINPLCFYLSPVALLVILGYSYTKRFTALCHIILGLGLSLAPIGAYLAVTGKFDVLPILFSFAVIFWVSGFDIIYALQDEEFDRDHNLYSIPSQLGKRKALRVSELLHVASTACVVAAGLYGGFGYLYWAGVGVFAGMLLYQHNIVKPDDLRRVNLAFMTANGIASVVFAVLVIADLFLF, encoded by the coding sequence ATGTCAACAGTGAAGAAATATCTGAGTCTGATAAAATTCTCGCATACCATATTTGCAATGCCTTTTGCAATGATAGGCTTCTTTCTAGGCTTTCGTATTTTTCAGGCAGGGGGTATTGCGAATTATTCTTATCGAGAAACATTTAGTAGCGTATTTCGAGAGAAATGGTTGGTATTTTTATTGGTGATAGCTTGTATGGTATTTGCTCGAAGCGCGGCTATGGCATTTAACCGATATCTCGACCGCCATTTCGATGCAAAAAATCCCCGAACTGCCGTAAGGGAAATACCGGCAGGTATTTTAAAGGCCGACCGGGTATTATGGTTCACGATCATCAATGCGTTATTGTTTATTATCTGTACTTATTTTATCAACCCTCTTTGTTTTTATCTATCGCCAGTAGCATTGCTTGTGATCTTGGGATATAGTTATACCAAACGCTTTACGGCGTTATGTCATATCATACTGGGGTTAGGGTTATCCCTGGCGCCTATAGGGGCTTATCTTGCGGTAACGGGAAAGTTTGATGTACTGCCTATACTTTTTTCTTTTGCCGTAATTTTCTGGGTGAGTGGATTTGATATTATTTATGCTTTGCAGGATGAAGAGTTTGACAGGGATCATAACTTATATTCCATACCTTCTCAGTTGGGAAAGAGAAAAGCCTTAAGGGTGTCGGAGCTTTTGCATGTGGCCAGTACGGCATGTGTGGTGGCAGCTGGCTTGTACGGAGGTTTCGGTTATTTGTACTGGGCTGGGGTGGGTGTGTTTGCAGGCATGCTGCTTTATCAACACAATATTGTAAAACCCGATGATTTGCGTAGGGTGAATCTAGCATTTATGACGGCTAATGGCATTGCATCGGTAGTATTTGCAGTATTAGTAATTGCAGATTTATTTTTATTCTAA
- a CDS encoding Putative pre-16S rRNA nuclease — MARILAIDYGLKRTGIAVTDPLQIIASGLTTIDSGQLIPFLKDYFAKEEVEKIIIGLPKNWDESDTHATPLVVKAIKQIRKHFPNMPLETVDERYTSKMAKDAMLEMGLKKMQRRNKALVDEIAATIMLQEYLGR; from the coding sequence TTGGCACGTATCCTCGCTATTGATTACGGACTTAAAAGAACGGGCATTGCCGTTACGGATCCCTTGCAGATTATCGCTTCAGGGCTTACTACTATCGATTCTGGTCAGCTCATTCCTTTTTTAAAAGATTATTTTGCTAAAGAAGAGGTAGAAAAAATTATAATTGGATTGCCCAAGAACTGGGATGAAAGCGATACGCATGCTACACCACTGGTAGTAAAAGCCATTAAGCAAATAAGAAAACATTTTCCTAATATGCCTCTCGAAACGGTGGATGAGCGTTATACCTCTAAAATGGCCAAAGATGCCATGTTGGAAATGGGATTAAAGAAAATGCAACGTCGAAATAAGGCCCTAGTAGATGAAATTGCGGCCACCATTATGCTACAGGAATATTTAGGACGTTAA
- the def gene encoding Peptide deformylase, with translation MILPIVAYGNPILRKVAEEIDPDYPGLEQLIADMWETMYASNGVGLAAPQVNKSIRLFVVDSQQVFESMEPDDEDRDKYPDAPGIKKVFINAYIKELGGTPWSYSEGCLSIPKIREDVQRPETVTLEYEDESFELHTETFTGLSARIILHEYDHIEGKLFIDHLPPLRRKLLQSKLKDIASGKVKVHYKMML, from the coding sequence ATGATCTTACCTATCGTAGCATACGGCAACCCTATTTTACGTAAAGTAGCAGAAGAGATAGACCCGGATTATCCCGGACTAGAACAACTTATTGCAGATATGTGGGAAACCATGTACGCCAGCAATGGGGTAGGGCTGGCAGCTCCACAGGTGAACAAGTCCATCAGATTGTTTGTTGTGGACAGTCAACAGGTTTTTGAGAGTATGGAACCGGATGATGAGGATCGCGATAAATATCCCGATGCCCCGGGCATAAAAAAAGTATTCATTAACGCCTATATAAAAGAACTAGGTGGAACTCCCTGGTCTTATAGCGAAGGATGCTTAAGCATTCCCAAAATAAGAGAAGATGTGCAGCGCCCCGAAACGGTAACCTTAGAGTATGAGGACGAAAGTTTTGAACTACATACCGAAACTTTCACGGGCTTATCCGCACGTATTATCCTGCATGAATACGACCATATTGAGGGCAAATTATTTATTGACCATCTGCCTCCTTTGCGTAGAAAACTATTGCAAAGCAAACTCAAAGATATTGCTTCCGGCAAGGTGAAAGTGCATTATAAAATGATGCTTTAA
- a CDS encoding hypothetical protein (UPF0758 protein CT0611): MKTTSIKQWPKDDRPREKLLLHGPQRLSNSELLAILIHNGTAQKSALDLAKEILQMGDDNINKIGKLSIKDLMRIKGIGEAKAITIAAALELGRRRQQGSIPEAAAFKSSQDAALFLKERLKDYTHEIFAVLYLNRANKLISFDIISEGGITGTVADPRIILKKALEKNAVNIILSHNHPSGNLQPSKADELLTAKMRQAAQLLDITILDHIIVSDLGYYSFADNNML, encoded by the coding sequence ATGAAAACTACAAGCATCAAGCAGTGGCCTAAAGATGACCGTCCCCGAGAAAAACTATTGTTACACGGACCTCAACGACTGAGCAATTCCGAACTACTGGCCATTCTTATTCATAACGGCACAGCACAAAAATCGGCACTCGATCTAGCTAAAGAAATATTGCAGATGGGTGATGATAATATAAACAAAATCGGCAAATTATCTATAAAAGATCTCATGCGAATCAAGGGTATTGGCGAGGCTAAAGCCATTACCATTGCTGCAGCGTTAGAGCTGGGACGCAGAAGACAACAGGGCAGTATTCCTGAAGCAGCAGCCTTCAAGTCCTCCCAAGATGCAGCTCTTTTCCTTAAGGAAAGATTAAAAGATTACACCCATGAAATTTTTGCGGTACTTTACCTCAATCGGGCTAATAAACTTATCAGCTTTGATATTATCAGCGAGGGAGGCATTACCGGCACAGTAGCGGATCCACGCATTATACTGAAAAAAGCACTAGAAAAGAACGCCGTAAATATCATTCTCAGTCACAATCATCCATCTGGCAATCTCCAACCCAGTAAGGCAGATGAATTACTCACAGCAAAAATGAGACAAGCTGCGCAATTACTTGACATAACAATTCTAGACCATATAATTGTCAGCGACTTAGGATACTATAGCTTCGCTGATAACAATATGCTTTAG